From a single Sporosarcina oncorhynchi genomic region:
- a CDS encoding DUF1146 family protein, with protein MNDLFVHNPMLAIISHIFFIGLTFFALQSIMPEKIIKKHHVFQAQLLYILLSFAIGSAVSNFFLDISYWSGRLPIMFK; from the coding sequence ATGAATGATTTATTCGTACATAATCCCATGTTGGCAATCATTTCACACATATTTTTCATCGGTTTGACGTTTTTTGCATTGCAGTCAATTATGCCTGAAAAAATCATAAAAAAACATCATGTTTTCCAGGCGCAACTGCTGTATATTCTTTTGAGTTTTGCGATCGGATCGGCCGTATCAAATTTCTTTTTGGACATATCCTATTGGTCAGGAAGGCTTCCGATCATGTTCAAGTAA